In Shouchella patagoniensis, the following are encoded in one genomic region:
- the mutS gene encoding DNA mismatch repair protein MutS yields MAQTPMMQQYLQIKANYKDAFLFFRLGDFYEMFYEDAIKASKELEITLTGRGQGEERIPMCGVPHHSAENYITRLIEKGYKIAVCEQVEDPKMVKGVVKREVTKVLTPGTLMNSKLLPEKENNYLLAFSCEGENAYGIARCDLSTGETDVTLLTGDMDDLLQEILAGNAKEVIAPDDIELALKEKLETHPSFIVTVQSDESELKEYEGLICHIQQPALKQAYNRMLHYLIETQKQSLRHLQKAVFYPSDSFLKMDVHAKRNLELVETLRDKKKSGSLLSIIDQTVTSMGGRLLRQWLDRPLVKEEAIVNRQAIIEQFLEQYFERETLRDTLKEVYDIERLAARIAYGSVNARELAQLKRSLSKLPEITAHLAQLGLQNHWLKELSPFKELVVMLGESLVEDPPISVTDGGLIVDGYNKELDTYRDASRNGKQWIAELERSERESTGIRSLKVGYNKVFGYYIEVSRANTHLLPEGRYERKQTLANAERYITPELKEKEALILEADEKLSELEYELFVRIRSQVEKFVPSLQLLAGEISEMDVLAGFAAVAEQNLYVKPTLTNSRDVAIKGGRHPVVETVIKRGSYVQNEINLTDDRDMLLITGPNMGGKSTYMRQLALTVVLTQIGSFVPADEATLPIFDKIFTRIGAADDLASGQSTFMVEMLETKDALTKATPHSLILLDEIGRGTSTYDGMALAQAIIEYIYKSIGAKTLFSTHYHELTTLAETIPNLRNVHVSAAEENGTVVFLHKVIEGAADRSYGVYVAELAGLPRNVTTRAEQLLKTLETSHGNRDLPTTQMDDRELGVEEVAVTITEEPQQLSLFEPEVEKQKEKELNRKEKELLTKIVETDLLHLTPFQALEKIDQWQKQLKRK; encoded by the coding sequence ATGGCACAAACCCCAATGATGCAACAATATTTACAAATTAAAGCCAACTATAAAGATGCATTTCTTTTTTTTCGTTTAGGCGATTTTTATGAGATGTTTTATGAAGATGCGATTAAAGCGTCAAAAGAACTTGAGATTACGTTAACAGGAAGAGGGCAAGGAGAAGAACGCATTCCAATGTGTGGTGTTCCTCATCATTCTGCTGAAAATTATATTACGCGATTAATTGAAAAAGGATATAAAATCGCTGTTTGTGAACAAGTTGAAGATCCAAAAATGGTAAAAGGAGTTGTGAAACGCGAAGTTACGAAAGTGTTGACTCCTGGTACATTAATGAACAGCAAATTGCTTCCGGAAAAAGAAAACAACTACTTGCTTGCATTTTCTTGTGAAGGGGAAAATGCGTATGGAATAGCCCGGTGCGATCTTTCAACAGGTGAGACAGATGTAACGCTATTAACTGGTGATATGGATGATTTATTACAAGAGATTTTAGCTGGAAATGCAAAAGAAGTCATTGCTCCAGATGACATTGAATTGGCGCTAAAAGAAAAGCTAGAAACACATCCAAGCTTTATTGTCACAGTCCAAAGTGATGAAAGTGAACTGAAAGAATATGAAGGGTTGATTTGTCATATTCAGCAACCAGCTTTAAAACAAGCATATAATCGCATGCTTCACTATTTGATTGAAACTCAAAAACAATCGTTAAGACACTTACAAAAAGCGGTTTTTTACCCTTCTGATTCATTTTTGAAGATGGATGTACACGCGAAGCGTAACCTAGAATTAGTCGAAACGTTGAGAGACAAGAAAAAAAGCGGTTCTTTGCTCTCTATCATCGATCAAACTGTGACATCAATGGGAGGAAGGTTGTTACGTCAGTGGCTTGATCGTCCATTAGTTAAAGAAGAAGCGATCGTAAATCGACAAGCAATCATTGAACAGTTTTTAGAACAGTATTTTGAACGGGAAACATTAAGAGATACGCTTAAAGAAGTTTATGATATTGAACGTTTGGCAGCTAGAATTGCTTATGGAAGTGTAAATGCGAGAGAGCTGGCTCAATTGAAGCGTTCTCTTAGTAAGTTGCCAGAAATTACAGCTCACCTTGCGCAATTAGGCTTGCAAAACCATTGGTTAAAGGAGCTTAGCCCTTTCAAAGAACTTGTGGTGATGTTAGGAGAAAGCCTTGTTGAGGACCCGCCAATTTCAGTGACAGATGGCGGACTTATTGTGGACGGATATAATAAAGAATTGGATACGTATCGTGATGCTAGTAGAAACGGAAAACAATGGATTGCGGAACTCGAGCGCTCAGAGCGTGAATCAACGGGTATACGTTCTTTAAAAGTAGGATACAACAAAGTATTTGGATATTACATTGAAGTCTCTCGTGCTAATACACATTTACTGCCTGAAGGCCGTTATGAGCGTAAACAAACGCTCGCTAATGCAGAACGGTATATTACACCAGAGCTTAAAGAGAAAGAAGCACTTATTCTTGAAGCCGATGAAAAACTGTCTGAATTAGAATATGAATTGTTTGTACGCATTCGCAGTCAAGTTGAAAAATTTGTTCCATCACTACAACTGCTTGCTGGCGAGATTAGCGAGATGGATGTACTGGCAGGATTTGCAGCTGTGGCTGAACAAAATTTATATGTAAAACCAACGTTAACCAATTCACGAGATGTGGCGATTAAAGGTGGCAGACACCCAGTCGTGGAAACCGTCATTAAACGGGGCAGTTACGTACAAAATGAAATTAACTTAACAGATGATCGTGACATGTTATTAATTACAGGTCCCAATATGGGCGGAAAATCAACGTACATGCGTCAGTTGGCTTTAACCGTTGTTCTTACGCAGATTGGGAGCTTTGTTCCTGCCGATGAAGCAACACTACCTATATTTGATAAAATTTTTACCCGTATTGGTGCAGCTGATGATTTAGCCAGCGGACAAAGTACATTTATGGTGGAAATGTTAGAGACTAAGGATGCGCTTACCAAAGCAACTCCGCATAGCTTAATCCTTCTTGATGAAATTGGCCGTGGTACATCTACATACGATGGAATGGCGCTTGCTCAAGCAATTATTGAATACATTTATAAATCCATAGGGGCAAAAACACTGTTTTCCACTCATTATCACGAACTTACAACTTTAGCAGAAACCATTCCGAACTTACGTAATGTCCACGTTTCCGCTGCCGAAGAGAATGGGACCGTTGTGTTTTTACACAAAGTGATAGAAGGTGCAGCAGATCGAAGCTATGGTGTTTATGTTGCAGAACTTGCCGGATTGCCTAGAAATGTGACAACGCGTGCTGAACAGTTGTTAAAAACGCTTGAGACGAGCCATGGAAACCGTGATTTGCCAACCACTCAAATGGACGACAGAGAGCTTGGTGTAGAAGAAGTTGCTGTTACAATTACTGAAGAACCACAGCAGCTCTCTTTGTTTGAACCAGAGGTAGAAAAACAAAAGGAAAAAGAATTAAACAGAAAAGAAAAAGAGTTGCTCACAAAAATTGTGGAAACGGATCTTTTACACTTGACGCCATTTCAAGCGTTGGAAAAAATCGATCAGTGGCAAAAACAGTTAAAAAGAAAATAA
- a CDS encoding outer spore coat protein CotE, with product MADSRNETSYREIITKAVCGKGRKFSEATHHIRPSEPPSSILGCWIINHTYSAKKRGDTVEVNGSYDINVWFSYVNNTKTDVATQTVSYTDIVPLSMKDENVISEELDVVAKAVQQPNTLEAVISENGRSVDVQVEREFIVECIGETKVAVAVNPQGLIEEYPVDPLTGEIRDEDFEQIDPHFLQEELDK from the coding sequence ATGGCTGACTCAAGAAATGAAACTAGTTACCGCGAAATTATCACGAAAGCTGTCTGCGGAAAAGGGCGCAAGTTTTCAGAAGCGACTCATCATATTAGACCGTCAGAGCCACCGTCAAGTATTTTAGGTTGCTGGATTATTAATCATACGTATAGTGCAAAAAAGCGCGGAGACACAGTTGAAGTGAACGGTTCCTATGATATCAATGTTTGGTTTTCGTATGTTAATAATACAAAAACCGATGTTGCAACTCAAACAGTTTCTTATACCGACATTGTTCCATTGTCGATGAAAGACGAGAATGTGATTTCCGAAGAACTGGATGTGGTAGCAAAAGCGGTCCAACAACCGAACACGCTGGAGGCCGTTATTTCAGAAAATGGGCGCTCTGTTGATGTGCAAGTAGAAAGAGAGTTTATTGTTGAGTGCATTGGCGAAACGAAGGTCGCTGTAGCTGTAAACCCACAAGGATTAATCGAAGAGTATCCCGTTGATCCACTCACAGGCGAGATTCGAGATGAAGACTTTGAGCAAATTGACCCGCATTTTTTGCAAGAAGAACTGGATAAATAA
- a CDS encoding RicAFT regulatory complex protein RicA family protein: MSTLYTKQDIKEKAKELANMLAQTEEVDFFKRAEKQINEHLRVQEMIAEIKRNQKEAVNLKHYGKSEALQQVEKRIDELHEEIDQIPLVQEFKRSQVDVNELLQLITNTVSKTVTDEIVRSMDGDVMRGTTSKSPFHNC, from the coding sequence GTGAGCACACTATATACAAAGCAGGATATAAAAGAGAAAGCAAAAGAATTAGCAAATATGCTCGCTCAAACAGAAGAAGTTGATTTCTTTAAACGTGCAGAAAAACAGATTAATGAGCATTTACGTGTCCAAGAAATGATTGCAGAGATTAAACGTAATCAAAAAGAAGCTGTAAACTTAAAGCATTATGGTAAGTCGGAAGCGCTCCAGCAAGTAGAAAAGAGAATCGATGAGCTACATGAAGAAATTGATCAGATTCCGCTCGTGCAAGAATTTAAACGCAGCCAAGTAGATGTGAATGAATTGCTTCAATTAATTACAAATACTGTTTCCAAAACAGTAACAGATGAAATCGTTCGATCAATGGATGGCGATGTTATGCGGGGAACAACTTCAAAAAGTCCTTTTCACAATTGTTAA